The Sediminispirochaeta smaragdinae DSM 11293 genome has a segment encoding these proteins:
- a CDS encoding PTS sugar transporter subunit IIA, giving the protein MRRVVTREQIPELLAAGGYFAGIKGFPHFDSPICRITQKDKFEAIREVVERCQVFSEIVDKEGFIDAVRQRERLQSTGIGHGVAIAHGKFEGVGRVSVGLGICHEGIGFDAVDNQPVHLLFVIASHPDRQNEYLKTLSWLMRFLKNATLRRALVCPCLSLIDPEGSCRAFVERLRSHHFSS; this is encoded by the coding sequence ATGCGACGCGTTGTGACCAGGGAGCAAATCCCGGAACTTTTGGCTGCAGGTGGTTACTTTGCAGGGATCAAGGGCTTCCCTCATTTTGATTCCCCCATATGTCGGATCACCCAAAAGGATAAATTCGAAGCCATTCGTGAAGTTGTCGAACGATGCCAGGTTTTCTCGGAAATCGTGGACAAAGAGGGATTTATCGATGCCGTCCGTCAACGAGAACGGCTGCAAAGTACCGGAATCGGCCACGGTGTGGCCATCGCCCATGGAAAGTTCGAGGGGGTTGGACGGGTTTCCGTTGGACTTGGTATATGCCATGAGGGGATCGGTTTCGATGCTGTCGATAATCAGCCTGTCCATTTGCTTTTTGTAATTGCCAGTCATCCCGATCGTCAGAATGAGTACCTCAAAACCCTTTCGTGGCTGATGCGCTTTCTGAAAAACGCAACCTTGCGTAGGGCTCTGGTGTGTCCCTGCCTGAGCCTGATCGATCCCGAAGGTTCATGCAGGGCCTTTGTCGAACGGCTACGATCTCACCATTTCTCTTCTTGA
- a CDS encoding 5-formyltetrahydrofolate cyclo-ligase — protein MKGGTEERQEAVHRLRENKRALRQEIIDLLAKTTGAQRLEESSYAANRIISTGLWHSAKRIFIFRSMDREIDTTQIINHALTCGKIVALPRMEGRKIVFHRIEHLTGPFTRHSYGITEPAATLPVEEPRDKEYDLLIAPGAAFTRKGKRLGYGKGYYDRYLATYRDRLVTIGLCFSFQLVEDIPTGAFDIPVEYVVAGGDQEEKW, from the coding sequence GTGAAAGGCGGAACGGAAGAGCGACAAGAGGCCGTACATCGGTTAAGAGAAAACAAACGTGCACTCAGGCAGGAAATCATCGACCTGCTTGCAAAAACAACGGGAGCACAACGCCTCGAGGAAAGCAGCTACGCTGCGAACCGCATCATTTCAACAGGGCTGTGGCACAGTGCCAAGCGAATTTTCATCTTTCGTTCTATGGACCGGGAGATCGATACCACCCAGATCATCAACCATGCCCTGACCTGCGGCAAGATCGTTGCCCTGCCGAGGATGGAAGGGCGAAAGATTGTATTTCACCGAATAGAACATCTAACAGGGCCCTTCACCAGACATTCCTACGGCATCACAGAGCCAGCTGCAACACTTCCGGTGGAAGAACCTCGTGACAAAGAATATGACCTGCTCATCGCGCCCGGGGCCGCCTTTACCCGCAAAGGCAAACGTCTCGGATATGGAAAGGGATATTACGACCGATACCTTGCCACCTACAGAGATCGACTAGTAACAATCGGCCTTTGCTTTTCCTTTCAACTTGTCGAAGATATTCCCACCGGCGCTTTCGACATACCCGTGGAATATGTTGTTGCGGGAGGAGATCAAGAAGAGAAATGGTGA
- a CDS encoding class I SAM-dependent RNA methyltransferase has product MLTSLFLFFSSIIVNWIKTISNREIISYDGAMNVDTYHITIESLAFGGDGVGTIEAPQSSLNGIRCFVPFSAPGDVLSIRIRHRGKRFVRGELLSIEIPSPNRTNPKCPHFGTCGGCQWQHIDYTTQLNSKSEILRQNLARIATIDVTPEEPIASPRVYAYRSRARLRSGENGRLGYHAASSHNVIAIDRCPVLTPDLEKRVIGGIESSTEFPHDSQFLFQEMGGNDHRVQWERIGNGGDEPIGFRQANEGVNKLLQNEIARFITQSEARVLDLYCGDGNLSLPLARQGCRVRGFDIATSSIKQANRLWRERSTDTHQVSYQRLDAMEAVKAMQQGAIRPFDAERPDVILLDPPRSGVGSEGMQALCTLKAQRILYLSCDPATLSRDLKSASAAGYHLLTVRAADMFPQTYHLESFAVLERG; this is encoded by the coding sequence ATGCTCACCTCACTCTTTTTGTTTTTCTCAAGTATCATTGTAAACTGGATTAAAACTATTTCCAACAGGGAAATTATTTCCTATGATGGTGCCATGAATGTCGACACCTATCATATTACGATAGAAAGCCTTGCCTTCGGGGGTGACGGAGTGGGGACAATAGAGGCCCCCCAAAGCTCACTGAATGGCATACGTTGTTTTGTCCCCTTCTCTGCCCCAGGTGATGTGCTTTCCATACGGATAAGGCACCGGGGAAAGCGTTTCGTGAGAGGAGAACTGCTTTCGATCGAAATTCCTTCTCCAAACAGAACAAATCCGAAGTGCCCCCATTTTGGTACATGCGGAGGCTGCCAATGGCAGCATATAGACTACACAACCCAACTTAACAGCAAAAGTGAGATTCTTCGCCAGAATCTTGCACGCATAGCAACAATAGATGTTACACCGGAAGAACCCATAGCCTCTCCCCGAGTCTATGCTTATAGAAGCAGAGCCCGGCTTCGATCCGGAGAAAACGGACGATTAGGCTATCATGCGGCATCAAGCCATAATGTGATAGCGATTGATCGGTGTCCCGTCTTGACTCCTGACCTGGAAAAGAGGGTGATCGGGGGCATAGAGAGCTCAACAGAATTTCCGCACGATTCCCAGTTTCTTTTCCAAGAGATGGGAGGGAACGATCATCGGGTTCAGTGGGAACGAATAGGGAACGGGGGGGATGAGCCAATCGGTTTTCGCCAGGCAAACGAAGGGGTCAACAAGTTGCTACAGAATGAAATTGCCCGGTTTATTACTCAAAGTGAAGCAAGAGTTCTCGACCTTTATTGCGGAGACGGCAACCTTTCTCTTCCCCTGGCCAGGCAAGGCTGCCGGGTCAGAGGCTTTGATATTGCCACCTCATCCATCAAGCAGGCAAACAGGCTCTGGAGGGAACGCTCGACCGATACACATCAGGTCTCCTACCAAAGGCTCGATGCTATGGAAGCAGTAAAGGCCATGCAACAAGGAGCAATACGCCCATTTGATGCCGAAAGGCCCGACGTAATCCTCCTCGATCCTCCCCGTAGTGGTGTGGGAAGTGAGGGGATGCAAGCGCTCTGCACGCTAAAAGCCCAACGCATACTCTATCTTTCCTGTGATCCGGCGACCCTTTCCCGGGATCTAAAAAGCGCAAGCGCGGCGGGGTATCACCTTCTCACCGTGCGGGCTGCGGATATGTTTCCCCAAACCTACCACCTGGAATCCTTTGCTGTACTGGAAAGGGGGTAA
- the glpK gene encoding glycerol kinase GlpK, producing the protein MGRHRYIGALDQGTTSSRFILFDHGGRIVAGHQLEHRQIYPKPGWVEHDPLEIWQRCCDVIRATLQKSGVVADELVSIGVTNQRETVVCWNPKTGKPFYNAIVWQDMRTSDYIEALAADGGYDRFRLKTGLPLAAYFSGSKMKWMLDTIPGLRKAAAKGEAVFGTIDTYIIWQLTGGPGRGILVTDVTNASRTFLMNITELCWDQELLDLFSIPRNMLPEIRSSVAATAYGVTDGGGPLGGCLPISGILGDQQAALFGQACFERGSSKNTYGTGCFLLLHTGEEIVHSHHGLLTTVACRIGKQPATYALEGSVAVAGLLVQWVRDKLGLIKESGEIRELASRVKDNGGVYIVPAFSGLFAPYWRTDARGIIAGLTGYVDSGHIARAVIESTAFQTKDICDAMEKDSGLTFSELKVDGGAVVDELLMQFQADLLSIPVIRPEVTETTALGAAYAAGLSVGFWSGLSELKGHWREEKRWIASMGTDEREKQLRFWYKAVERTKGWLD; encoded by the coding sequence ATGGGTCGACATCGTTACATCGGTGCCCTGGACCAGGGAACCACCAGCAGCCGGTTTATTCTTTTTGATCACGGGGGAAGGATTGTTGCTGGCCATCAATTGGAACATCGTCAGATCTACCCTAAACCAGGGTGGGTCGAGCATGATCCTCTTGAAATCTGGCAACGTTGTTGCGATGTTATCCGTGCCACCCTCCAGAAAAGTGGCGTTGTCGCCGATGAGCTTGTCTCGATCGGTGTTACGAATCAGCGGGAGACGGTGGTCTGCTGGAATCCAAAGACCGGAAAACCCTTTTACAATGCCATTGTTTGGCAGGATATGCGGACAAGTGATTATATCGAGGCTCTTGCAGCCGACGGTGGCTACGACCGTTTCCGCCTGAAAACAGGTTTGCCCCTTGCCGCCTATTTTTCAGGCTCGAAGATGAAATGGATGCTGGATACTATCCCCGGTCTCAGAAAGGCTGCCGCAAAAGGTGAAGCAGTTTTCGGTACCATCGACACCTATATCATTTGGCAACTCACCGGGGGTCCGGGACGGGGAATCTTGGTAACCGACGTCACCAATGCAAGCCGCACCTTTCTTATGAACATCACCGAACTTTGTTGGGACCAGGAGCTTTTAGACCTCTTCTCCATCCCCCGCAACATGCTTCCCGAAATTCGAAGCTCTGTTGCGGCTACTGCCTACGGTGTTACCGATGGTGGCGGACCTTTGGGGGGATGTCTTCCTATTTCCGGAATACTCGGTGATCAGCAGGCGGCCCTCTTCGGGCAGGCATGCTTCGAGAGGGGGAGCAGCAAGAATACCTATGGAACGGGCTGCTTTCTGTTACTGCATACCGGGGAAGAAATTGTTCATTCCCACCACGGTCTCCTCACCACCGTCGCCTGCCGTATCGGCAAGCAGCCTGCAACCTATGCACTCGAAGGATCTGTTGCCGTTGCGGGGCTGCTTGTCCAGTGGGTACGTGATAAGCTCGGTCTGATCAAAGAGTCCGGGGAAATCCGTGAGCTTGCTTCCCGTGTGAAGGATAACGGCGGTGTCTACATCGTTCCCGCATTCAGCGGGCTCTTTGCTCCCTATTGGAGGACTGATGCCCGGGGCATCATTGCCGGGCTCACCGGATATGTCGATTCGGGACACATCGCCCGGGCGGTCATCGAATCAACCGCTTTCCAGACGAAAGATATCTGCGATGCAATGGAAAAAGATTCCGGTCTCACGTTTAGCGAGCTTAAGGTGGATGGCGGGGCCGTTGTTGATGAGCTTTTGATGCAGTTCCAGGCCGATCTCCTCTCCATCCCCGTCATTCGCCCCGAGGTGACCGAAACAACGGCGCTCGGAGCAGCGTATGCCGCAGGTCTTTCGGTCGGATTCTGGAGCGGTCTATCAGAGTTGAAGGGCCACTGGAGGGAGGAAAAACGATGGATTGCCTCAATGGGGACGGACGAACGGGAGAAGCAACTCCGTTTCTGGTACAAAGCGGTCGAGCGCACCAAAGGGTGGCTGGACTGA
- the cls gene encoding cardiolipin synthase has protein sequence MPILNVISPYLYYIYFLFVIVLTITILLDNKPPEVTVAWLLAIYFLPYVGAVIYLFSGVNWKKRKIVKQLPEVTFKTYLGPILEQQRHFLEAVSRKIDNDMAKTVSLVLNSSNAIITLDNQVDFFYEGGPLFERMVEDLERAEETIHLEYFIYKSDRIGQRIGEILKRKARKGVKVRVLFDGVGNFRKMSWRFKRELRESGVEVRYFLDPFNVLTGRLLNYCNHRKIVVIDGKTAYTGGMNIGDEYINGGRRFSFWRDTHIRVTGESVAMLQGVFLSDWYNSGGEKIIDERFFPEPEVVDNYLPIQVVCSGPDSDWYTLKKLYFNLIANANGEVLIQSPYFIPDESIRSALEASSLSGVDVHLIMTGVADKRVPFWVAHTYFESLLKAGVNIYFYEKGFFHPKMLVVDGDIATVGSCNMDVRSFHLDYELNMVFYGETVCKGLVEQFRKDLQECRKLTPDVYNKLSFPARLRNGVFRMIAPVL, from the coding sequence ATGCCGATTCTCAATGTGATTAGTCCCTATCTTTATTATATTTATTTTCTCTTTGTCATAGTACTGACAATCACTATTCTTTTGGATAACAAACCCCCCGAGGTGACCGTTGCCTGGCTCCTTGCCATCTACTTTCTTCCTTATGTGGGTGCTGTTATCTATTTGTTCAGTGGTGTCAACTGGAAGAAGCGGAAAATTGTCAAACAGCTTCCCGAGGTAACCTTTAAAACCTATCTCGGCCCGATTCTTGAACAGCAGCGTCATTTTCTCGAGGCAGTCAGCAGGAAAATCGACAACGATATGGCCAAGACCGTCTCTCTTGTCCTTAACTCGAGTAACGCCATTATTACCCTCGATAATCAGGTCGATTTCTTTTACGAGGGAGGTCCCCTTTTTGAGCGGATGGTCGAGGATCTGGAAAGAGCCGAGGAGACGATTCATCTGGAGTACTTTATCTACAAGAGTGACAGGATCGGGCAGCGCATCGGGGAGATCTTGAAGCGAAAGGCCCGAAAAGGGGTAAAGGTCCGCGTTCTTTTCGATGGCGTCGGGAATTTCCGGAAGATGAGCTGGCGCTTCAAGCGTGAGCTGCGGGAAAGCGGTGTAGAGGTCCGCTATTTTCTCGATCCCTTCAATGTTCTCACCGGAAGGCTACTGAATTACTGCAACCACCGAAAAATCGTCGTTATCGACGGAAAGACAGCCTATACCGGGGGAATGAACATTGGTGATGAATATATAAACGGGGGAAGGCGCTTTTCATTCTGGCGGGATACCCATATACGGGTTACCGGTGAATCGGTAGCCATGCTTCAGGGGGTATTTCTGTCCGACTGGTATAATTCGGGAGGGGAGAAGATTATCGACGAACGGTTCTTTCCCGAACCGGAGGTCGTAGACAACTATCTGCCCATCCAGGTGGTTTGCAGCGGCCCTGATTCCGATTGGTACACCCTAAAAAAGCTCTATTTTAACTTAATAGCAAATGCAAACGGTGAAGTTCTCATTCAAAGCCCTTACTTCATTCCCGACGAAAGTATTCGGAGTGCTTTGGAGGCATCGAGCCTTTCCGGAGTCGATGTCCACCTCATTATGACCGGGGTTGCCGATAAGCGTGTTCCTTTCTGGGTGGCTCATACCTATTTCGAGTCCCTGCTGAAGGCCGGCGTCAACATTTATTTTTATGAAAAGGGATTTTTCCATCCGAAGATGCTGGTTGTAGATGGCGACATCGCCACGGTAGGCAGCTGCAACATGGATGTTAGGAGCTTTCACCTTGATTATGAGCTTAACATGGTCTTCTATGGTGAGACGGTATGTAAAGGGCTTGTTGAACAATTCCGGAAGGATTTGCAGGAATGCCGAAAGCTGACCCCCGATGTCTATAACAAACTTAGTTTTCCTGCTCGCCTGCGTAACGGAGTCTTTAGGATGATTGCGCCTGTGCTTTGA
- the cdaA gene encoding diadenylate cyclase CdaA encodes MDLFVDIGTIGEVLRLLLDISILAFLLYQLYMILAETRAIQLIKGALFLGILYAVAFFLKLETMQWIMNSLATVIVIIIAIVFQPELRNIFTRIGRGEWFRSASRARPEQLDTVINAVEILAARRRGALIVFPRKVGIKNLIDQGTKLNADLSSSLLLTIFGHDTPLHDGAVIVSGGKLLSAGCFLPMSEQTDIRRSFGTRHRAALGMAEDTDAVVLVVSEESGAISLAFDANLQYDLSSAEVAGTLRELLESPADEKQEQKREIRGEESEDEI; translated from the coding sequence ATGGATCTGTTTGTCGATATCGGAACAATTGGGGAAGTCCTTCGGCTTCTCCTTGATATTTCCATACTCGCGTTTTTACTCTATCAGCTCTATATGATTCTGGCGGAAACCAGGGCGATTCAGCTGATAAAGGGTGCGCTGTTTCTCGGAATACTTTATGCCGTCGCCTTTTTTCTGAAGCTGGAAACCATGCAGTGGATCATGAACAGCTTGGCGACGGTTATTGTCATTATTATTGCTATTGTTTTCCAGCCCGAGCTAAGAAATATTTTTACCAGGATCGGAAGAGGAGAATGGTTCAGAAGCGCTAGCCGGGCAAGGCCGGAACAACTTGATACAGTCATAAATGCCGTGGAAATTCTTGCAGCACGTCGTCGGGGGGCGTTAATTGTATTCCCCCGTAAGGTGGGCATTAAGAATTTGATCGATCAGGGGACAAAGTTGAATGCCGATCTCTCAAGCAGCCTGCTTTTGACGATTTTCGGTCATGACACCCCTCTTCATGACGGAGCCGTTATCGTTTCCGGGGGAAAGCTTCTTTCCGCCGGCTGCTTCCTGCCCATGAGTGAGCAGACCGATATTCGCCGGAGCTTCGGGACCCGCCACCGTGCGGCTTTAGGTATGGCCGAGGATACCGATGCGGTGGTACTCGTGGTTTCGGAGGAGAGCGGCGCTATCTCCCTTGCCTTCGATGCGAACCTTCAATATGATCTTTCCTCTGCAGAGGTGGCAGGTACCTTGCGGGAACTTCTCGAATCCCCCGCAGATGAAAAGCAGGAGCAAAAACGGGAAATACGAGGAGAGGAGAGCGAGGATGAGATCTGA
- a CDS encoding CdaR family protein — MRSDLLFERLLHNWPAKVLSVAIAIFLFLFNRMATLEERFFSVPLEVHSSENFIPAESLPENVRVTIRGRSQEVNLILAEDIRAWIDFSGFDHEGTFSAAVQIEKKGAALHADPIEIRVDPATLTIRFEKRMRKSVEVSPNVTGFPAKGYELSQYFLTPTTVEVEGVRSTIEHLRSVSTEDIDIGGKTEDFTVRVRLERPDQTTRFPGGDVVEFYGVIQESVILKSLENLDVIALDLDPSFELSGEMPSNQMRIQGRQLLLEGLGQGDIRFTIDCSTIERPGTYLLPLVPDVPQGILVLRYDPAEVRVDVRYAEVQEPQQ; from the coding sequence ATGAGATCTGATCTGCTCTTTGAACGGCTTCTGCATAACTGGCCTGCGAAGGTGCTTTCCGTTGCCATTGCGATCTTTCTTTTTCTTTTCAACCGCATGGCGACCCTCGAGGAACGCTTCTTTTCGGTTCCCCTGGAGGTCCATAGCAGTGAAAATTTCATCCCTGCAGAATCACTTCCCGAAAACGTACGGGTTACGATTCGGGGTCGCAGCCAGGAGGTGAATTTGATTTTGGCCGAAGATATCAGAGCCTGGATCGATTTCAGCGGTTTCGATCACGAAGGAACATTTTCGGCAGCGGTCCAGATTGAGAAAAAAGGTGCTGCACTTCATGCCGACCCCATAGAGATTAGGGTTGATCCTGCAACCTTGACGATACGTTTTGAAAAACGAATGCGCAAAAGTGTGGAGGTCTCGCCTAATGTGACAGGCTTTCCTGCCAAGGGATACGAATTGAGCCAGTATTTTCTTACGCCCACCACCGTTGAGGTGGAGGGTGTGCGCAGCACCATCGAACATCTGCGTTCTGTTTCCACCGAAGATATCGATATCGGCGGCAAGACCGAGGACTTCACCGTTAGGGTGAGGCTGGAACGACCTGATCAGACAACCCGTTTTCCCGGCGGCGATGTGGTTGAATTCTATGGTGTAATCCAGGAGAGTGTGATTCTTAAAAGCCTTGAAAACCTTGATGTGATTGCCCTTGATCTCGATCCCTCTTTTGAACTTAGTGGGGAGATGCCGTCGAATCAGATGCGGATTCAGGGACGGCAGCTTCTCCTTGAAGGGCTGGGTCAGGGGGATATTCGATTTACCATCGATTGCAGCACCATTGAGCGTCCGGGGACCTATCTCCTGCCGCTGGTTCCCGATGTTCCTCAGGGGATCCTTGTTTTGCGCTATGATCCCGCGGAGGTGAGGGTTGATGTGCGTTATGCCGAGGTTCAGGAGCCGCAACAGTGA
- a CDS encoding holo-ACP synthase, with protein sequence MIIGIGVDVVDTARLEHWVKNPKMLARFFHPAEVAAALDRGAAAVLSLAARFAAKEAFGKALGTGMRGLVLRDIEVINQHNGKPEIQLYGTALRAFRRSGGRFLHLSLTHEKKAAVAMVVIEGDSI encoded by the coding sequence GTGATTATCGGAATAGGGGTGGATGTCGTGGACACGGCACGACTTGAACACTGGGTCAAAAATCCGAAGATGCTCGCCCGTTTCTTTCATCCTGCTGAGGTAGCCGCCGCCCTGGATCGGGGGGCCGCCGCGGTTCTCTCCCTTGCGGCGCGTTTTGCCGCAAAAGAGGCCTTTGGCAAGGCCCTCGGTACCGGTATGCGAGGGCTCGTTTTGCGTGATATAGAGGTAATCAATCAACATAACGGAAAACCGGAGATTCAGCTTTACGGAACGGCCCTCAGGGCCTTTAGGCGCTCTGGCGGCAGGTTTCTCCATCTCAGCCTCACCCATGAAAAAAAGGCTGCCGTGGCAATGGTTGTCATAGAAGGAGATTCCATATGA
- a CDS encoding DUF2225 domain-containing protein, with amino-acid sequence MSDEQAVSTLTFFSKDEIECPVCGATFYREELRTGRGRLIAGELTDELRRLYEPSQKYGEVYPLIYTITVCPVCFYAAYVADFSTIEEPVAAKLRDQQDQRHRLVDSLFPSLDFRGRRTLIEGTAGYILTTSSMDAFSSDRSPTIKQGLSSLRAAWLAGDLHHKYPEENYDYLANVLYNKARFFYTLAIEYEGDGHQSISDAGHLGPDLDKNYGYDGALYIAALLEYYHGSDDDISSRIKSLERAKRTVARIFGMGKASKNKPTALLEKAKELHSAIGNEVKHLQDSLG; translated from the coding sequence ATGAGTGATGAACAAGCTGTTTCTACTTTGACCTTTTTCAGCAAGGATGAGATCGAATGCCCTGTCTGTGGTGCCACGTTTTATCGGGAAGAGCTCCGTACCGGTAGGGGGCGTTTAATTGCCGGCGAATTGACCGACGAACTTCGTCGTCTCTACGAGCCCAGCCAGAAATATGGCGAGGTCTATCCCCTCATCTATACCATCACCGTCTGCCCCGTCTGCTTTTATGCGGCATATGTGGCAGATTTTTCTACGATCGAGGAGCCTGTTGCTGCTAAGCTGCGCGATCAGCAGGATCAGAGACACCGGCTTGTCGATTCTCTTTTCCCTTCCCTTGATTTTCGTGGACGGCGAACGCTTATCGAAGGAACGGCCGGCTATATTCTCACCACCTCTTCCATGGACGCCTTTTCCTCCGATAGAAGCCCCACCATTAAGCAGGGGCTCTCCTCTCTCCGGGCCGCCTGGCTTGCCGGAGACCTCCATCATAAATACCCTGAGGAAAACTACGACTATCTCGCAAATGTCCTTTATAATAAGGCCCGTTTTTTTTACACCCTTGCCATTGAGTATGAGGGGGACGGACATCAGAGTATAAGTGATGCGGGTCACCTTGGCCCCGATCTTGACAAGAATTACGGCTATGACGGTGCACTCTACATTGCGGCTCTACTTGAGTACTATCATGGTAGCGACGATGATATTTCTTCCAGGATTAAGAGCCTTGAGCGTGCCAAAAGGACCGTAGCCCGTATCTTCGGAATGGGCAAGGCATCTAAGAATAAGCCTACGGCTCTTCTTGAAAAGGCCAAGGAGCTGCATTCCGCCATCGGCAATGAGGTAAAACACCTTCAGGACTCTTTGGGGTAA
- the truA gene encoding tRNA pseudouridine(38-40) synthase TruA — MIVAYDGRKFSGWQVQREDRTVQGVIEAALESMEKQKVRVFAAGRTDSGVHARGQVVHFDTSLSSIEADKFAPALNAILPADVRIVGSYAVPDDFHARYSAKARSYRYFLYPGVCVSPLLRPYCYARRSLPSIGALNRAVSPLLGSHDFSSFSASGDPSPSKVRVIYQAVFLQHRGMIEFRITGNAFLWRMVRSIVGTALEVASAEEPARAMRLILDEKDRSLAGTTAPARGLFFWRVHYTMEQLYG; from the coding sequence ATGATCGTTGCCTATGACGGAAGAAAATTTTCCGGATGGCAGGTCCAAAGGGAGGACAGAACCGTTCAGGGGGTTATTGAGGCGGCCCTGGAGTCCATGGAGAAGCAAAAGGTGAGGGTGTTCGCCGCCGGCCGTACCGATTCGGGGGTCCACGCCCGGGGCCAGGTCGTCCATTTCGATACGAGCCTTTCCTCAATTGAAGCGGATAAATTCGCTCCTGCTTTGAACGCCATCCTGCCTGCCGACGTCCGTATTGTCGGCTCCTATGCCGTTCCCGATGATTTTCATGCCCGCTACTCTGCGAAGGCTCGAAGTTATCGCTATTTCCTTTACCCGGGAGTTTGCGTTTCCCCGCTCCTGCGCCCCTATTGCTATGCCCGTAGGTCCCTGCCGTCCATTGGGGCCCTCAACAGGGCTGTCTCTCCTTTATTGGGCAGCCATGATTTTTCTAGCTTTTCCGCATCAGGTGATCCCTCGCCCTCAAAGGTCAGGGTGATCTATCAGGCGGTTTTCCTGCAGCATAGGGGTATGATAGAGTTTAGAATAACGGGAAACGCCTTCCTGTGGCGTATGGTTCGTTCGATTGTCGGAACCGCCCTTGAGGTGGCTTCTGCCGAGGAGCCTGCTCGAGCCATGAGGCTCATTCTTGATGAGAAGGATCGGAGCCTCGCCGGTACGACTGCCCCGGCGAGGGGGCTTTTTTTCTGGCGGGTTCATTACACCATGGAGCAGCTTTATGGATGA
- a CDS encoding uracil-DNA glycosylase, with product MDEKLLESYWNLLNLGDDYLRCGRKRRHPSLRDAGFTGLKASPALRSVPARDTDPALLLKEIAQEVSSCTACRLHEGRHHAVPGEGVVHPMVLIIGEGPGAQEDASGRPFVGPAGQYLDKWMKAIGLSRSEHLFIGNVIKCRPPGNRDPLPDEAAACRPFLDRQIDILRPKAILTVGRIAMQLLLDTTDGIGRRHGKRFEYRGIPLVPTYHPSGVLRNPEYRAPVWKDLKALRSLLEELG from the coding sequence ATGGATGAAAAGCTTCTTGAAAGCTATTGGAACCTATTGAATCTTGGGGATGATTATCTGCGCTGTGGCAGGAAAAGGAGACATCCCAGCCTCCGGGATGCGGGATTCACGGGGCTCAAAGCCTCTCCGGCTCTTCGGTCCGTCCCTGCAAGGGATACGGATCCGGCCCTGCTTTTAAAGGAGATTGCTCAGGAGGTCTCCTCCTGTACAGCCTGCAGGCTTCACGAAGGGCGGCATCACGCGGTTCCCGGTGAGGGTGTGGTCCATCCCATGGTTCTAATCATCGGTGAGGGACCTGGGGCCCAGGAGGATGCCAGCGGAAGGCCTTTCGTCGGTCCTGCCGGGCAATATCTCGACAAATGGATGAAGGCTATCGGCCTTTCACGGTCGGAGCATCTCTTTATAGGGAACGTCATCAAGTGCAGGCCCCCAGGCAACCGTGATCCTCTTCCCGACGAGGCGGCGGCCTGCCGTCCCTTCCTTGACCGGCAAATCGATATCCTACGTCCGAAGGCCATTCTGACGGTGGGACGGATAGCCATGCAGCTTTTGCTCGATACCACCGATGGAATCGGACGGCGTCACGGCAAACGCTTTGAGTATCGCGGTATTCCTCTTGTCCCCACCTATCACCCAAGCGGAGTGCTTCGTAATCCGGAATACCGCGCCCCTGTCTGGAAGGATCTTAAAGCCCTGCGGAGTCTGCTCGAGGAGTTGGGTTGA